The Sphaerisporangium siamense genome includes the window TTCGTGTCCGGAGGGGGATGTGGGGGCGGCCTATGCTCGTCTGGTGAGCGGTGATGACGCTGGTACGCCGGATCCTTTGGGGGCGGTCGGCGCGCTGCGCGACCCGGTGCGGCGGGCGCTGTACGACTACGTGGCCGGTCGGGGCCACGAGGTGGGGCGGGACGAGGCCGCGAGCGGGGCGGGGGTGGGGCGCACGCTGGCGGCCTTTCACCTGGACAAGCTCGTCGAGGCCGGGCTGCTGGAGGCGGGCTTTCGCCGGCTGACCGGGCGCACCGGGCCGGGGAGCGGGCGCCCGGCCAAGGTCTACCGCCGCTCGCGGCGTGAGCACCAGGTGAGCGTGCCGCCGCGTGACTACCGCACGCTGGCCCTCGTGCTGGCCGAGGCCGTGGAGGAGCTCGGCGGCGAGGAGGCCGCCGAGGCCGCGGCGCGGCGGGCGGGGGAGCGGGTCAAGGCGTCCGAGCTGCGCGAGGCCCTGCGGGAGCGCGGCTACGAGCCGTATGACGCCGAGGGGGCGATCCGCCTGCGCAACTGCCCCTTCCACGTGATCGCCGAGGACCGCCCGGTGCTGGTCTGCGCGATGAACCTGGCGCTGTGCGAGGGCTTGGTGGCCGCGGTGGGCGAGGAGGGCGTCACGCCGCGGCTCGATCCCCGGCCGGGGGAGTGCTGCGTCGCCTTCTCTAAAAACAATGAGGATTGACTAAAGAATGATCGCCGTGGTGTCCTAGGGCCATGCACCTGGCTCAGCTCAACGTCGCCCACCTGCGTGCCCCCGCCCGTTCCCCCGAGATCGCCGAGTTCATCGCGGCGCTCGGCCCGATCAACGAGATCTCCGACGCGGCCCCCGGCTTCGTCTGGCGGCTCAAGGAGAGCAACGATCCCACCGAGACCGTCAGCCACCCGTACGGCGACCTGCTACTGATCAACTTCTCGGTGTGGGAGACCCGCGAGTCGCTGTGGAACTTCGTCTACCGCAGCCCGCACCTGGAGTACCTGCGCCGCCGCCGCGAGTGGTTCACCCGCGCCGCCGAGCCGTACAGCGTCATGTGGTGGATCCCCGAGGGCCACATCCCCTCCCTGGAGGACGGCATGGCCCGCCTGGACCTGCTGCGCGCCAAGGGACCCGGCCCGGAGGCGTTCACCTTCAAGGACTTCCACGAGCCGGCCTGAGGAGCCCCCCGGCCGCTAGAGGTCAGGAAGAGGGGTCAGCCCAGGAGCGTGGCGGTGTGGCGGCCCGCGGCGGCGGAGGCGAGGAAGGCGGGGAGGTCCTCGTCCAGGCCCCGGCCCATCGTGGACAGCCGCACCGGGCTGCCCTTGAGCAGCTCCTCAAGACCGTCCACGGGCACGGTGACCAGCTCATGGCGATCGGCGAGCCCGGCCGCCTGCGCCGCCACCCGCGCGCCGAAGTCGCCGGGCAGCCCGGGCACCACGACCTGGGCGCGGGCCAGCGCCACCCGGCCGTAGGCGGTCAGCGAGTGGTGGGACACCCCGACGTGCCGCTCGCGCAGGTCGCCCTGGCTGACCCGCAGCGCGGCCACCGGGCGCCCGCCCAGCACGGCCGCCGCGTTGACCGCCTCGCCCGCCGAGACCCCGGAGAATCCCCACCGCGTGCCCGTGCCGAGGTTGCCGGGCCCTTGGGCGACGATCGCCGCGTCGGCCCCGAGCACGTGCCGGGCCGCGAGCAGGCCGGTGTGGACGGTCACGGCCTCCACGTCGCCGCCGAACGCCTGCCCGGTCGTCACCACCCCGCACAGCCAGCCGGTCTCGCGCAGCCGGGCGGCCGCCATCGAGAACCAGCCCGGCAGCGCGCCGCCGTCCAGCATGACGTAGGCGACCTTGGCCGAGGGACGCGTGCCGTACAGGCCGCACAGGATCGCGGGCAGCGCCGAGTGCAGGTCGGCGACCACGACCGGCATGCCGTCCAGCGAATCGGCCTCGCGCAGGACCTCGTGGTGGGGGGAGTCCTGCTCGTCGGCGCCGAGCACGGTGGCCTGCAGCGGCGTGTACCGGGCCTTGACCAGGTGGCCCGGACCGTCGGGATCTTCGGGCAAACGGTCCGGTACGGCCACTACCATGGCGTAGCCTCCCGTACCGAGACCCATGGCGAGCGCGGTCGTGTTGAGCAGCACCGTGTCGCCTGGTTCGGGACGGCCTACCAGCGGGGGGTAGGCCAGCGCCCGGCAATCCCCCTCGGGGAGGCTCACCTGAAGTTCGACCGCCCCCGGCCATTCGCGCCGGACCGACAGCACCTCACCCTTGCGCCACCTGATCACCCGGCAAGGGTAGCGTCATCGTGAGAAGGGAGGCCCCATGTCCCGGCGGAAGACCGAGCGGCTGCTGAACCTGGTCATCTGCTTGCTCTCCACCCGGCGCCCGCTCAGCGCGGAGCAGATCCGCCACGCCGTGCCCGGCTACGACGCCGCCAACGACGAGGCCTTCCAGCGCATGTTCGAGCGCGACAAGACCGAGCTGCGCGAGATCGGCATCCCGGTCCAGGTCCACAAGGACCCCTGGGAGGACGAGCCCGGCTACCGCATCGAGCGCGAGGCCTACGAGCTGCCCGAGATCACCCTGGAGGCCGACGAGGCCGCCGTGCTCGGCCTGGCCGCCCAGGTGTGGCAGCGCGCCACGCTGGCCGAGGCCGCGAGCGGCGCCCTGCTCAAGCTCCGCGCGGGCGGCGTGCAGACCGACGAGTCCTCCGCGGGGCCGCTGGAGCTGCGCGTGGACACCCGCGACCCGGCCTTCCCGGGCCTGTGGGAGGCCGTGCGCGACCGCAGGGTCGTCCGCTTCGACTACCGCGCCGCCGGCAGCGGGGTCACCCTCACCCGCACCGTGGAGCCCTGGGGCGTGGTCAGCCGCCGCGGCCGCTGGTACCTGGTCGGCCACGACCGCGAGCGGAACGCGCCCCGCGTCTTCCGCCTCAGCCGCGTCAGCGGACCGGTCACGCCGGTCGGCCGCCCGGGCGCGGTCACCGTGCCCGCCGGCGTCGACATCCGCTCCATGGTCGGCCACCGCGACAGCCTGGTGCCCGAGCGCGTGGCCACCGTCCGCGTCCGCGAGGGCACCTGCCAGTGGCTGCGCCAGACCGGCGAGGTGACCCCCGGCGACGACGGCTGGGACCTGGTCGCCCTCGACTTCGCCGACCCGGAGTGGATCGCCGGGTCGATCGTCGGGTTCGCCGCCGACGCCGAGGTCCTCGATCCGCCCGATCTCCGCGACGCGGTCATCCGCAGGCTGAAGGGAGCGCTGGCGTGAGCACCGCCGACCGCCTGCCCCGGCTCCTCGCCCTCGTCCCCTACCTGATGTCCCACCCGGGCGCCCAGGTCCCCGAGGTGGCGAGGCTGTTCGGGCTCACCGAGAAGCAGCTCATCGACGACCTGCAGCTCGTGTGGATGTGCGGGCTGCCCGGGCACACCCCCGGCGACCTCATCGACGTCTCCTGGGACGGCGGCGAGATCCTCATCGACAACGCCGAGACCATCGCCCGGCCGCTGCGCCTGGGCGTGGACGAGGCCAGCGCGCTGCTGGTGGCGCTGCGCATGCTCGCCGAGCTGCCCGAGTTCGAGGACAGCGAGGCGCTGGCCCGCGTGGTCGCCAAGCTCGAGAGCGCGGCGGGCGAGGGGGCCGCGCAGGTCAGCAGCCAGGTCGCCTTCGAGCTGGACGCCGCGCCCGACGCCATGGCCACCGTGACCGACGCGCTGCGCAGGCGGCGCAGGCTGTCGCTGCGCTACTACGTGCCGGGCCGCGACGAGATCACCCCGCGCGAGGTGGACCCGACGCGGCTGGTCATGGTGGACGGCCGCTCCTACCTGGAGGGCTGGTGCTACCGCGCGGACGGCATGCGCCTGTTCCGCCTGGACCGCATGGTCGGCGTGGAGGTGCTGGACGTCCCCGCCGAGCCCCCGGCCGAGGCCGAGCCCATCGACATCACCGAGGGGGTGTTCCGGCCCTCGCCCTCCGACGAGCTGGTGGAGCTGGAGCTCACCCCCTCCGGCCGCTGGGTCGCCGAGCACTACCCCTGCGAGGAGGTCACCGAGCTGGGGGAGGGCCGCCTGCGGGTCACGCTGCGGGCCCGCGACCAGGGCTGGGTCGTGCGGCTGGCGCTGCGCCTCGGCGACGGCGGCCGGGTGCTGGCCCCGGAGTCGCTGGCGCGGCGGGTCCACGAGGTGGCGTCCCGCACCCTCGCCCTGTACGAGTCGGCGCGCTGACCGGGCACCGAACACCCCGAAAAGGGGCAACCCCGATATTTCGGCCTCTCGCTTTCGGTAAAGTTCGGCGTCATGACGTGGATCTACCTCGCGGTCGGCCTCGCGGTCGCCGGCCTGGTGCCGGTCGCGCTGCTGACCGCGCGGGTGCTGGTGGCCGTACGGGGTCTGACGCGTGAAATCGAACGGACCACGCGGCGTCTGGAATCGGTCAGGCCCGCGGCCACCGCCTCCGCGGGACGTATTGAAGGTCCCGGAGGGGTGAAGTAACCGACCGGGGCAGCGTACGATCGTGCTTAGATTGCACGTCTGTCTGCTTTAAGGATGTGACATGGGTGGATTGGGTGCGCCCGAACTGATCATCATCGGGCTGGTCCTGGTGCTGCTCTTCGGCGCCAAGAAGCTTCCCGACACCGCAAGGGCGCTCGGCCAGTCCCTGCGGCTGTTCAAGAAGGAGACCACCAAGCTCCACGAGGAGGACGACGCCAGGGCCGCGCAGGCCAACACGACCGCCCAGCCCGTGGTCGTCCAGCCGCAGCCCCTGCCGGCCTCGACCCCGTCGGTCGAGGAGCGGCTGCGCCTCCTGGAGGAGGAGAACGCCAAGCTGCGGACCACCTCGCAGGCCCGTCCCACCGACGCGACGGTCAGCGGAGTCCAGAAGGACCAGGGTCACGCCTGAGCCAGGCTCCCGACCCGACCGCTAACCTGACCGCCCGCGAAGACAGGGACGCCGGATGGCACTGCTGAAACGGTCGAGCCCGGCCGGCAAGAGCCAGGCCGAGCCCGATCCCGAGGGGCGCATGCCGCTCATGGACCACCTCCGTGAGCTGCGCAACCGCCTGGTGAAGGCGATGGCCGGCCTGGTCATCGGCACGATCGTCGGTTTCGTGTTCTTCGACCGGCTGTGGGTCTTCATGACCGGGCCCTACTGCCGGCTGCCCCAGGCCCACGAGCTCAAGAACGAGTGCACGCTCGTGGTCCAGGGCGTCTTCGAGGGCTTCATGGTCAACCTGCAGGTCGCCCTCATGTTCGGCGCCGTGGTCTCCGCGCCGATCTGGCTCTACCAGGTCTGGGCCTTCGTCACGCCGGGCCTGTACCGCAACGAGCGGCGTTACTCGATCACGTTCCTCGGGCTGGCCGTGCCGCTGTTCGTGGCGGGAGCCGGCCTCGCCTACATCACGATGGACAAGGGCCTGGCCCTGCTGCTGGGCTTCGCGCCCAACAACGTGATCCCGATGATCACCATGAGCGAGTACGTCGGGTACCTGATGGCCATGCTGGTCATCTTCGGGCTGTCCTTCGAGCTGCCGCTGCTCATGGTCTTCCTGAACCTCATCGGCGTGCTGCGCTTCCACATGGTGCGCAAGCACCAGCGCATGGTCGTGTTCCTGATGTTCCTGTTCGCCGCCGTGGCGACCCCGAGCCAGGACCCGATCACCATGCTGGCGCTCGCGGTGCCCATGGTCGGCATGTTCATGATCGCCGAGGTGTTCATGTACTTCAACGACCGCAAGAGGGAACAGCAGGAGGCCCAGCGTCAGCGCGAGCTCGCCGAGGAGCTCGACGGTCCCGGAGCGAGCGTGGACACCCTGGACTGACCTCTAGATCAACGGGCCATGTCCGGATAGGTTCCGGTAATGGCTGGTGAGCTGGTCCTGCTCGTGAACCCCGCGGCCCGTGGCGGCCGTACCTTGCGCCTGCTCGACTCCGTGGTGCGCCGCCTGCGGGCCGGCGGCCGCCCGGTGTCGGTCGTCGTGGGCGCCGACGCCGGAGACGCCCGCGAACGCGCCCGCGCGGCGGTCGCCGCGGGGCCGGAGGCCCTGGTCGCCTTCGGCGGCGACGGTCTGGTCCACCTGGCCGTCCAGGCGGTCGCCGGCACCGGCGTCCCGCTCGGGGTGATCCCCGCGGGCACCGGCAACGACATCGCCGCCGCCTTCGGCATCCCCCGGGGCGACCTGCTCGCGGCGGCGGACGTCGTCGCGGGCGGCGTGGTCCGGGTGGCCGACCTGGCGCGCACCGACGGCGGTGAATGGTTCGCCGGGGTGATGGCCTGCGGCTTCGACTCCAAGGTCAACGAGCGGGCCAACCGGATGACCGGGCGGCCCGGCGCCGCCCGCTACCTGCTGGCCATGCTGCGCGAGCTGCGCTCCTTCGCGCCCATCCCCTTCACGGTCACCCTCGACGGCGAGACCTCCGCGGGGGAGGCGACGCTGGTCGCCGTCGCCAACACCGGCTCCTACGGCGCCGGCATGCGCGTCTGCCCCCAGGCCGAGCCCGACGACGGCCTGCTCGACGTCCTCACCGTGGGCCCGATGCCCGCGGCGGCGTTCCTGCGCGTCTTCCCCCGCGTCTACCGGGGCACCCACCTCGGCCACCCGGCGATCACCGCCCGCCGCGCCCGCCGCGTCACGCTCGACGCCCCCGGCGTGGTCGCCTACGCCGACGGCGAGCGCCTCGGCCCCCTCCCGCTGACCTGCGAGATCGTCCCCGGCGCCCTGCGCGTTCTCGTCCCGCCCCCGGCCTGAGCGGTGCTGGGCCGGTCCGGACTCGGTCGGGCCGGAAACGTGCTGTCGGTAGGCTGAAGACCATGACGACCCCAGCGGAACGCTACGCCGCCTTCCGTGACAAGCACGCCACCAGCGGTCCCGCCTTCACGTCCTTCCAAGGCCTCTACGACTTCCTGCTCGACGAGTTCCAGATCGACGCCTGCCGGGCGCTGGAGGCGGGGGACGGCGTGCTGGTGGCGGCGCCGACGGGGTCCGGCAAGACCGTCGTGGGGGAGTTCGCCGTCCACCTCGCCCTCGAACAGGGCAGCAAGTGCTTCTACACCACGCCGATCAAGGCGCTGTCCAACCAGAAGTACAACGACCTGGCGCGCCGCTACGGCGCCGCCAAGGTCGGCCTGCTCACCGGCGACAACAGCGTCAACGGCGACGCCCCCATCGTGGTCATGACCACCGAGGTCCTGCGCAACATGCTCTACGCGGGCTCCAGCACGCTCGCCGGGCTCAGCCACGTGGTCATGGACGAGGTCCACTACCTCGCCGACCGGTTCCGCGGCGCCGTCTGGGAAGAGGTGATCATCCACCTCCCCGAGTCGGTGCGGGTCGTGGCCCTGTCGGCGACGGTCAGCAACGCCGAGGAGTTCGGCGAGTGGCTGGGCGAGGTGCGCGGCGACACCACGGTGATCGTCGACGAGCACCGTCCGGTGCCGCTCTGGCAGCACATGCTGGTCGGCGACCGCCTGTACGACCTGTTCGTGGACGAGGACAACCGGCCCCGCATCAACCCCTCGCTGATGCGCATCTCGCGCGACGAGCAGCGCCTGGCCCAGGCCCGCGGCCGGCGCGGGTACACCCGGCCGCGCCGCGGCGCCGGCATGGTCAGCCGGTCCGACGCGATCGAGAAGCTCGACTCCGAGGGCCTGCTGCCCGCGATCACCTTCATCTTCTCCCGCGCCGGGTGCGACGCCGCCGTCCTGCAGTGCCTGCACGCCGGGATCCGCCTCACCACCGACGGCGAGCGCCACGAGATCCGCCAGATCGTGGACGAGCGCACCGCCCACCTGCCCGACGAGGACCTCGCCGTGCTCGGGTACCTGGAGTGGCGCGACTGCCTGGAGCGCGGCCTGGCCGCCCACCACGCGGGCATGCTCCCCGCCTTCAAGGAGGTCGTCGAGGAGCTGTTCACCCGCGGCCTGGTGAAGGCGGTGTTCGCCACCGAGACCCTCGCCCTCGGCATCAACATGCCCGCGCGCTCGGTGGTGATCGAGAAGCTCGACAAGTGGAACGGCGAGACCCACGCCGACCTCACCCCGGGCGAGTACACCCAGCTCACCGGGCGTGCCGGGCGGCGCGGCATCGACGTCGAGGGCCACGCCGTGGTGGCCTGGCAGCCGGGCATCGACCCGGTGGCCGTGGCGGGCCTGGCCAGCACCCGCACCTACCCGCTGCGCTCCAGCTTCCGCCCGTCCTACAACATGGCGGTCAACCTGGTCGGCCAGGTCGGCAGGGAGCGGGCCCGCACCCTGCTGGAGGCGTCCTTCGCCCAGTTCCAGGCCGACCGCGCCGTGGTCGGCATCGCCAAGCAGCTCCGGCGCGCCGAAGAGGCCCTGGAGGGCTACGCCGAGGCGATGACCTGCCACCTGGGCGACTTCCAGGAGTACGCGGGCATGCGCAGGGAGCTGTCGGACCGCGAGAGCGACCTGTCGCGCCAGCGCGGCACGGCGCGGCGCGCCCAGGCCGTCCGCTCGCTGGAGGCGCTGAAGCCCGGCGACGTGATCCGCGTCCCCGGCGGGCGGCGGGCCGGGCTGGCCGTCATCCTGGACCCGGGCCTGACCATGCGCACCGAGGGGCCCTCGCCGCTGGTGCTGACCATCGGCAAGCAGGTCAAGCGGCTGTCGGCGGCCGACTTCCCCGTGCCCGTCGAGCCGGTGGAACGGCTGCGCATCCCCAAGGGGTTCAACCCGCGGGCGCCCAAGGACCGCGCCAACCTGGTCGCCACCCTGCACGCCAAGATCGGCGACCGCGACCTCGGCCGCCCCGTGCGGGTCCGCGACCACGAGGCCGACACCGCCGCCCGCGGCGCCACCCCCGGCACCCCCGAGTGGGAGATCGCCGAGCTGCGCCGCAAACTGCGCGCCCACCCCTGCCACGGCTGCGCCGAGCGCGAGGACCACGCCCGCTGGGCCGAGCGCTACCACAAGCTGCTGCGCGAGACCGACGGGCTGCGGCGGCGCGTGGAGAGCCGCTCCCACGTGATCGCGCGCACCTTCGACCGGGTGTGCGGGGTGCTCGACCAGCTCGGCTACCTGGACGGCGAGACCGTCACCATCGAGGGCCGCCGCCTGGCCCAGCTCTACACCGAGCTGGACCTGCTCACCGCCGAGTGCCTGCGCGCCGGCATCTGGGAGGAGCTGCCCCCCGCGGAGCTGGCCGCGTGCGTGTCCTCGCTGGTGTTCGAGTCGCGGCAGGCCGACGACGCGCGCCCGCCCAAGATCCCCGCCGGGGCCGCCAAGGAGTCGCTGGCCGCGATGGTCCGCATCTTCGCCGAGCTGGAGGACATCGAGCGCGACCACGGCCTGTCGTTCGTCCGCGAGCCCGACCTGGGGTTCGCCTGGGCGGCGTTCCGCTGGGCCAAGGGCCACAGCCTCGACGCCGTGCTCACCGACGGCGAGCTGGCCGCCGGAGACTTCGTGCGCTGGGTCAAGCAGCTCATCGACCTGCTCGACCAGATCAGCAAGGCCGCCCCCAAGAGCGGCAAGGTGCGGCAGAACGCCTCCAAGGCCATCGACGCGCTGCGCCGCGGCGTCGTCGCCTACTCCTCGGTGGCCTGACCCCCGGGGCCGGCGGTTCGCGGCGCCGCCGGTCACGCCACGGTGAAGCGGACCTCCCGGGTCGCCACGTCGGCCCGGGTGAGCCGCGCCTCCACCCGCGCGCCGAGACGCAGCCCGTCGCCGTCGCACCGGGCGACCACCGCCGGGTCGGCCACCTGCACCAGGCCCCCCGGCCTGTCCTCCTCGACGTCCACCACGACCGCGCCGAAGGTCTGCCCGACCCGGTCGCGCAGCACGAACGCCTCCACCAGGTCCACGCACGCCCGGTCCGCGGCGGCGGCGCGCCGCCCGCCGCCCGCCATGAGCGCGGGCAGCTCGGCCAGCGCCTCCTGAACCGGCTCGGGCACCGGCACGCCCGCCGCGACCGCCAGGCACACCTCGGTGGCGTACCGGTCGGCCAGGCGGCGCAGCGGCGCGGTGACGTGCGCGTACGGCGCGGCCACCGCGGCGTGCGCGGCGTCCTTCGGCGGCTCGCCGTTGAAGGCGGTGTAGGCGGCGCCGCGCAGCAGCACGGTGGACTCGTGCAGGAACGCGGCGTTGCGGGGCACCGAGGGGTCCAGCCCGTGGACGACCTCGCCGAAGGAGGCCGAGGCCGGCCAGGGCACGCCGAGCGCCTCGGCGATCCTGCGCACCCGGGCGACCGTGTCGGGCGGGGCGGCCGGCAGCGTGCGCAGCACGCCGATCTCGGCGTCCAGCATCATGGACGCCGCCGCCATGCCCGTCATCAGGGAGATCTGCGCGTTCCACGCCTCGGCGGGCAGCGGGCAGCGGAACTCCAGGCGGTAGCCGTCCCCGTGCGGGACGACCTCCTGCTCGGGGGTGGGCAGCGTGACCCCGCCGCGGGCCCGTTCCAGCTCCAGGCGCAGCGAGCCGACCACGGGCAGCAGCCGCAGCGTGCCGTCGGCGGTGCCGGTGTCCACGGCGGCCTGCGCGTAGTCGTAGTCCAGCCGCTCCCGGCTGCGCACCAGCGCCCTGCTCACGTCCGCGCCCACCACGGCGCCGCCGGAGTCGAGGTCCAGGCACCACAGGGCCGCGGGCCGCGTCACGCCCGGCAGCAGGCTGGCGGCCCCCTCCGACAGCACGGCCGGGTGCAGGGGGACGCGCCCGTCCGGCAGGTAGACGGTCTCGACGCGCCGCCGGGCCTCGGCGTCGATCACGCCGCCCGGCGGCACGAACGCGGCGACGTCGGCGATGGCGTACCACACCCGGTAGCCCTCTCCGCGCTGCTCCAGGCACAGCGCCTGGTCCAGGTCCATGGAGCCCGGCGGGTCGATGGTCAGCAGCGGCAGGTCGGTGCGGTCGGCGGGCTCGGGCGCCTCGGCCAGGCCGCGCCGCGCGCCAGGGTCGGTGTGCGCGGTGTACGGGGCCGCGCCGGCGACACGGCGGGCCTCCTCCACCACCGGCCCGGGGAACGCGTCCGGCAGCTCCATCTCGGCGCGGATGCGGTCGAAGCCCTCGGCGAGCTTCGGCGCGCCGGACACGTGAATCGCTTTGGGAGGCACATCCGGATCCTAGGGGGAGCGGGCGCGCGGGTCGTCAGCGGGCGAGCGCGGCCAGCAGGCGGTTCAGCGGCCCGTTCAGGTCGTAGCGGTCGGCGAGGGCCACCAGCGCCTCCGGGTCGCGCGGCTTCTCCGGCAGGGTCATGTCCACCGGGGGCAGCGGCGCGTCGTGGGCCACCTTGACCACGGCCGGCGCCACGTCCAGGTAGTCGCGCGCCTTGATGAGCTTGGCGCGGCTGCCGGCGGGGAAGCCGTCGGTGACGCCCTCGTCCAGCGCGGCCAGCAGGTCCTCCAGGGACCCGAACCGGGTGATCAGCGCGGACGCCGTCTTGTCGCCCACGCCCGGCACGCCCGGCAGGCCGTCGCTGGGGTCCCCGCGCAGGGTGGCGAAGTCGGCGTAGGCGCGGCCGGGGATGCCGTACTTGGCGGTGACCTCGGCCTCGTCGACGGTCTGCAGGTTGCGGATGCCCTTGACCGTGTAGAGCACCCGGCAGGGGCGCGCGTCGTCCACGAGCTGGAACAGATCGCGGTCGCCGGTGACGATGTCGACCGCGCCGGCGGCGCCGGCGGCGTAGGTGCCGATGACGTCGTCGGCCTCGTAGCCGGGCACGCCGACGCGGGCGACGCCG containing:
- a CDS encoding helix-turn-helix transcriptional regulator codes for the protein MSTADRLPRLLALVPYLMSHPGAQVPEVARLFGLTEKQLIDDLQLVWMCGLPGHTPGDLIDVSWDGGEILIDNAETIARPLRLGVDEASALLVALRMLAELPEFEDSEALARVVAKLESAAGEGAAQVSSQVAFELDAAPDAMATVTDALRRRRRLSLRYYVPGRDEITPREVDPTRLVMVDGRSYLEGWCYRADGMRLFRLDRMVGVEVLDVPAEPPAEAEPIDITEGVFRPSPSDELVELELTPSGRWVAEHYPCEEVTELGEGRLRVTLRARDQGWVVRLALRLGDGGRVLAPESLARRVHEVASRTLALYESAR
- a CDS encoding DUF3866 family protein is translated as MIRWRKGEVLSVRREWPGAVELQVSLPEGDCRALAYPPLVGRPEPGDTVLLNTTALAMGLGTGGYAMVVAVPDRLPEDPDGPGHLVKARYTPLQATVLGADEQDSPHHEVLREADSLDGMPVVVADLHSALPAILCGLYGTRPSAKVAYVMLDGGALPGWFSMAAARLRETGWLCGVVTTGQAFGGDVEAVTVHTGLLAARHVLGADAAIVAQGPGNLGTGTRWGFSGVSAGEAVNAAAVLGGRPVAALRVSQGDLRERHVGVSHHSLTAYGRVALARAQVVVPGLPGDFGARVAAQAAGLADRHELVTVPVDGLEELLKGSPVRLSTMGRGLDEDLPAFLASAAAGRHTATLLG
- the tatA gene encoding Sec-independent protein translocase subunit TatA encodes the protein MGGLGAPELIIIGLVLVLLFGAKKLPDTARALGQSLRLFKKETTKLHEEDDARAAQANTTAQPVVVQPQPLPASTPSVEERLRLLEEENAKLRTTSQARPTDATVSGVQKDQGHA
- a CDS encoding helix-turn-helix transcriptional regulator, with product MSGDDAGTPDPLGAVGALRDPVRRALYDYVAGRGHEVGRDEAASGAGVGRTLAAFHLDKLVEAGLLEAGFRRLTGRTGPGSGRPAKVYRRSRREHQVSVPPRDYRTLALVLAEAVEELGGEEAAEAAARRAGERVKASELREALRERGYEPYDAEGAIRLRNCPFHVIAEDRPVLVCAMNLALCEGLVAAVGEEGVTPRLDPRPGECCVAFSKNNED
- a CDS encoding RNB domain-containing ribonuclease — protein: MPPKAIHVSGAPKLAEGFDRIRAEMELPDAFPGPVVEEARRVAGAAPYTAHTDPGARRGLAEAPEPADRTDLPLLTIDPPGSMDLDQALCLEQRGEGYRVWYAIADVAAFVPPGGVIDAEARRRVETVYLPDGRVPLHPAVLSEGAASLLPGVTRPAALWCLDLDSGGAVVGADVSRALVRSRERLDYDYAQAAVDTGTADGTLRLLPVVGSLRLELERARGGVTLPTPEQEVVPHGDGYRLEFRCPLPAEAWNAQISLMTGMAAASMMLDAEIGVLRTLPAAPPDTVARVRRIAEALGVPWPASASFGEVVHGLDPSVPRNAAFLHESTVLLRGAAYTAFNGEPPKDAAHAAVAAPYAHVTAPLRRLADRYATEVCLAVAAGVPVPEPVQEALAELPALMAGGGRRAAAADRACVDLVEAFVLRDRVGQTFGAVVVDVEEDRPGGLVQVADPAVVARCDGDGLRLGARVEARLTRADVATREVRFTVA
- a CDS encoding YegS/Rv2252/BmrU family lipid kinase; its protein translation is MAGELVLLVNPAARGGRTLRLLDSVVRRLRAGGRPVSVVVGADAGDARERARAAVAAGPEALVAFGGDGLVHLAVQAVAGTGVPLGVIPAGTGNDIAAAFGIPRGDLLAAADVVAGGVVRVADLARTDGGEWFAGVMACGFDSKVNERANRMTGRPGAARYLLAMLRELRSFAPIPFTVTLDGETSAGEATLVAVANTGSYGAGMRVCPQAEPDDGLLDVLTVGPMPAAAFLRVFPRVYRGTHLGHPAITARRARRVTLDAPGVVAYADGERLGPLPLTCEIVPGALRVLVPPPA
- a CDS encoding DUF3291 domain-containing protein, whose product is MHLAQLNVAHLRAPARSPEIAEFIAALGPINEISDAAPGFVWRLKESNDPTETVSHPYGDLLLINFSVWETRESLWNFVYRSPHLEYLRRRREWFTRAAEPYSVMWWIPEGHIPSLEDGMARLDLLRAKGPGPEAFTFKDFHEPA
- a CDS encoding DEAD/DEAH box helicase, yielding MTTPAERYAAFRDKHATSGPAFTSFQGLYDFLLDEFQIDACRALEAGDGVLVAAPTGSGKTVVGEFAVHLALEQGSKCFYTTPIKALSNQKYNDLARRYGAAKVGLLTGDNSVNGDAPIVVMTTEVLRNMLYAGSSTLAGLSHVVMDEVHYLADRFRGAVWEEVIIHLPESVRVVALSATVSNAEEFGEWLGEVRGDTTVIVDEHRPVPLWQHMLVGDRLYDLFVDEDNRPRINPSLMRISRDEQRLAQARGRRGYTRPRRGAGMVSRSDAIEKLDSEGLLPAITFIFSRAGCDAAVLQCLHAGIRLTTDGERHEIRQIVDERTAHLPDEDLAVLGYLEWRDCLERGLAAHHAGMLPAFKEVVEELFTRGLVKAVFATETLALGINMPARSVVIEKLDKWNGETHADLTPGEYTQLTGRAGRRGIDVEGHAVVAWQPGIDPVAVAGLASTRTYPLRSSFRPSYNMAVNLVGQVGRERARTLLEASFAQFQADRAVVGIAKQLRRAEEALEGYAEAMTCHLGDFQEYAGMRRELSDRESDLSRQRGTARRAQAVRSLEALKPGDVIRVPGGRRAGLAVILDPGLTMRTEGPSPLVLTIGKQVKRLSAADFPVPVEPVERLRIPKGFNPRAPKDRANLVATLHAKIGDRDLGRPVRVRDHEADTAARGATPGTPEWEIAELRRKLRAHPCHGCAEREDHARWAERYHKLLRETDGLRRRVESRSHVIARTFDRVCGVLDQLGYLDGETVTIEGRRLAQLYTELDLLTAECLRAGIWEELPPAELAACVSSLVFESRQADDARPPKIPAGAAKESLAAMVRIFAELEDIERDHGLSFVREPDLGFAWAAFRWAKGHSLDAVLTDGELAAGDFVRWVKQLIDLLDQISKAAPKSGKVRQNASKAIDALRRGVVAYSSVA
- the tatC gene encoding twin-arginine translocase subunit TatC encodes the protein MALLKRSSPAGKSQAEPDPEGRMPLMDHLRELRNRLVKAMAGLVIGTIVGFVFFDRLWVFMTGPYCRLPQAHELKNECTLVVQGVFEGFMVNLQVALMFGAVVSAPIWLYQVWAFVTPGLYRNERRYSITFLGLAVPLFVAGAGLAYITMDKGLALLLGFAPNNVIPMITMSEYVGYLMAMLVIFGLSFELPLLMVFLNLIGVLRFHMVRKHQRMVVFLMFLFAAVATPSQDPITMLALAVPMVGMFMIAEVFMYFNDRKREQQEAQRQRELAEELDGPGASVDTLD
- a CDS encoding helix-turn-helix transcriptional regulator; amino-acid sequence: MSRRKTERLLNLVICLLSTRRPLSAEQIRHAVPGYDAANDEAFQRMFERDKTELREIGIPVQVHKDPWEDEPGYRIEREAYELPEITLEADEAAVLGLAAQVWQRATLAEAASGALLKLRAGGVQTDESSAGPLELRVDTRDPAFPGLWEAVRDRRVVRFDYRAAGSGVTLTRTVEPWGVVSRRGRWYLVGHDRERNAPRVFRLSRVSGPVTPVGRPGAVTVPAGVDIRSMVGHRDSLVPERVATVRVREGTCQWLRQTGEVTPGDDGWDLVALDFADPEWIAGSIVGFAADAEVLDPPDLRDAVIRRLKGALA